The genome window AATACGTACTATATACAGACACTTGGCGATTTGGATACGAATCAATTAAGGTCCGTGGAAACAGTAGGTATTACAGCAGGGGCATCCACGCCCAATATTATAATTGAGGAGGTTCAAAATTATGTCAGAATTAACTTTTGAGCAAATGTTAGAAGAATCTTTTAAAACAATCCATAACGGAGAGGTTGTAGATGGTACTGTAATCGATGTAAAACCAGATGAAATCATCTTGAATATAGGGTACAAGGCAGACGGTATCATTACAAGAAGCGAGTATACGAATGAATCCGGTGTAGATTTGACGAAGGTTGTTTCCGTAGGTGATGCTATGACCGTGAAAGTTCTGAAGGTGAATGACGGAGAGGGACAGGTTCTTCTTACATACAGAAGGCTGGCTGCTGAGAAAGGCAACGAAAGACTTCGCGAGGCATTCGAGAACAAAGAAGTTCTGAAAGCACCGGTAACCCAGATTCTTGGCGGGGGCTTAAGCGTAGTTGTCGAGGAGGCCAGAGTATTTATTCCGGCAAGCCTGGTATCTGATACTTATGAGAAGGATTTATCCAAGTATAAAGATCAGGAGATTGAGTTCGTGATCAGTGAATTCAATCCGAGAAGAAACCGCATCATCGGTGACAGAAGACAACTTCTGGTCGCAGCGAGAGTAGAGAAACAGAAAGAACTTTTTGCGAAGCTGCAGATTGGCGATACGGTAGAAGGAACTGTTAAGAATATAACAGATTTTGGCGCATTTATTGATTTAGGCGGAGTAGACGGATTGCTTCACATCTCCGAGATGTCATGGGGCAGAGTTGAGAATCCGAAGAAGGTCTTCACCGTTGGTGAGACTCTGAAGGTCCTTGTAAAAGATATCCGTGATACCAAGATCGCCCTTAGCCTGAAGTTCCCGGAGACGAATCCGTGGGTGAATGCAGCGGAGGATTATGCAGTCGGCAAGGAAGTAACAGGAAGAGTTGCAAGAATGACAGATTTCGGCGCATTCGTTGAACTGGCACCGGGCGTTGACGCACTTCTCCATGTATCTCAGATTTCCAGAGCACACGTTGAGAAACCGTCAGATGTGCTTTCTGTAGGACAGGAGATTACTGCTAAGGTAGTAGATCTGAATGAGGCTGAGAAGAAGATCAGCCTGAGCATGAAGGCTCTCGAGACTGCTGAACCGCAGCAGCCGGCAGAGGAAATGGTTGAAGAGTAAGCAGGATTAGGAAGTGGGGGATCAATGAGATCTCCCATTTTTATTGTATGCATACCGGGGTAAAGGGTAAGCAGACCTTTATATCGGGTGCCAAATATGTTTGAAAAAGCGTTAAAAAAACGACGGGCTGTATTACAAAATATACAATATTTTGTGGCAGATTGCTGGATTTTTGCCACAGATTTATGTATAGTTATAAGAAGAGATTAAAGGAAGGAAGGAAGAAAAGATGGGACTTTTGACATTTAAAGGCGGAGTGCACCCGAATGACGGAAAAAGCCTTGCAAAGGACAAAGCCATTGTAGAGCTGCTGCCTAAAGGGAATCTGGTATATCCTCTCTCCCAGCATATCGGAGCACCGGCCAATCCGATAGTACAAAAAGGTGACCGTGTTCTGAAAGGACAGAAGATCGCGGAGGCGGGAGGTTTTGTTTCCGCACCGATTTATTCCTCTGTTTCCGGGACGGTGAAGGCGATCGAACCGCATGTGAACCCGACGGGAGCGAAGGTGAATTCCATCGTGATCGAGAACGATGGGCAGTATGAAGAGGCCGCTTACATGCCAGTGAAACCTATTAATGAGATGAGCAAGGAGGAGATACTTGGCCGGATCGGCGATGCAGGTATCGTTGGAATGGGCGGAGCCGGGTTCCCCACCCGTGTAAAGCTTTCCCCGAAGGAGCCGGATAAGATTGACTATATCATTGCCAACTGCGCGGAGTGTGAGCCTTACATCACAGCCGATTACAGAAGAATGATGGAGACTCCGGAACTTTTGGTCGAAGGCATGAAGGTCATTCTGAAACTTTTTGACAATGCAAAAGGTATTTTTGGCGTTGAGGACAACAAACCGGATTGTATTGCAAAGCTTGAGGAGCTGGTAAAAGATGAACCGCGCATGGAAGTAAAGAAGCTGATGACCAAGTACCCGCAGGGAGCAGAGCGGCAGCTTATTTTTGCTACCACAGGACGCGCGATCAATTCTACCATGCTTCCGGCAGACGCTGGCTGTGTAGTAGATAACGTGGAGACGATCATCAGCATTTACAATGCAGTCGTAAAGGGTATTCCCTCTATGGAGCGCGTTGTGACCGTCAGCGGTGACGGAGTCGTAAATCCGGGCAATTATAAAGTGCTTTTTGGCACCAATCAGATGGAACTGGTAGAAGCGGCAGGAGGTTTGAAGGAAGGCTGTGAGAAGGTGATCTCAGGCGGACCGATGATGGGATTTGCTATGTATACACTGGATACGCCGATCACAAAGACATCTTCTTCCATTCTGTGCATGAGCAAAGATGAAGTATCCGCATGTAAGCCCACCGCATGTATCAACTGCGGACGCTGCGTGGAGGCCTGTCCGAGCCGTATCATTCCCTCGCGTCTGGCTGATTTTGCAGAGCGCCACGATGAGGAGAGCTTTGTAAAACAGAACGGCCTGGAGTGCGTGGAATGCGGTTCATGCAGCTATGTATGTCCGGCGAAGAGACAGTTAAAACAGGCAATCGGCTCCATGAGAAAGACTGCTCTTGCGAACAAAAAGAAGAAATAGAGAAGAATGAGAGGAAGAGGTGAATCAACGTGAGTGAACAATTTAAAATATCATCTTCACCACATGTTCGTTCCAAAGACACCACTGGAAATATTATGATGTGGGTTGTGATCGCACTTTTGCCGGCAACAGCCTTTGGAATCTATAATTTCCGCGATACCCATGCGTGGCTGGTCGTGATCCTGACCACCCTTACAGCGGTACTTGCGGAGTACGTTTATGAGAAACTGATGCATAAACCCATCACAATTGACGATTTCAGTGCGGTTGTGACCGGACTTTTGCTGGCGCTTAATATGCCGCCTGGAGCACCGCTTTGGATGGGACCTTTGGGAAGCATCTTTGCGATTATCGTAGTTAAGCAGCTTTTTGGCGGTCTGGGACAGAATTTCATGAACCCGGCGCTTGCAGCGAGATGTTTTCTTTTGATTTCCTTTACCGGAAGAATGACGACGTTCGTATACGATGGTGTGTCTGGAGCGACTCCTTTGGCGACGATACGTGCCAACGTAGAGGGCGGTCAGGCTGCGCTTTCCGGTGTGAACAGTATGGATATGCTGCTTGGCAATATCGGAGGAACCATTGGTGAGACTTCTGTGATTGCGATCATGATTGGAGCGATCATTCTGATTCTGAAGGGAATCATTGACCTGCGGATCCCGGGTATGTACATAGTGACCTTTGCCTTATTTATCGGAATCTTCGGCGGATTCGTGGACGGTATCGGGTTCTTTAATGTGCAGTATATGACAGCGCAGCTTTGCGGCGGCGGTCTGATGCTGGGAGCATGGTTCATGGCGACCGATTATGTGACGACGCCGATCACCAAGACCGGCCAGATTGTGTATGGCGTGATTCTGGGCGTATTGACCGGGCTGTTCCGTCTCTTTGGCGGCTCTGCGGAAGGTGTTTCCTATGCGATCATCTTCAGTAACCTTCTGGTACCGCTGATCGAGAGGGTAACTCTCCCGAAACCATTTGGTAAAGGAGGAGAGAAGTAATGAATAAGATTATTAAAAATACATTGATCCTGACAGCAATTACAGTAATCGCCGGATTGGCCCTGGGTGCCGTTTACGAGGTGACCAAGGCTCCGATCGCGAAGGCGCAGGAGGCTGCAAAGCAGGAAGCCTGTCAGCAGGTATTTCCGGAGGCGGATTCCTTCGAAGCAATGGAAGTGGATGCAGATGCTGCGGCGAAAGCAATTGAAGCTATGGGTACGAATGCGACCGTTGACGAAGTTTACGCGGCAAAGGTTGACGGAAGTGATGCAGGATATGTAGTAACTACGACAGACAAGGACGGTTACGGTGGAAATATCCAGATTTCTGTCGGCATCATGAATGACGGTACGATTAATGGTATCTCCATTTTGGATATCAACGAGACTGCAGGTCTTGGTATGCGTGCGAAAGAGCCGAAGTTCTACAACCAGTATGCGGAGAAGAAGGCAGAGCGCTTTTACGTGTCTAAAGATGGCGGCGACGGCGAGCCAATCGATGCTTTAAGCGGTGCCACCATCACCTCCCGTGCAGTGACAGGGGCTGTCAATACGGCACTTGGCTATTATCAGAATGCGTTAGGAGGTAGCGGAAATGAATAAATGTACCGAGAGATTATATAATGGTTTGATCAAAGAGAATCCGACCTTCGTCATGATGCTGGGTATGTGTCCGACTCTGGCGGTCACCACCTCGGCCATCAATGGTATCGGTATGGGACTTTCCACAACCGTGGTACTTGTCCTTTCCAATATGCTGATTTCCATGCTCAGAAAGATCATTCCGGATTCTGTCAGAATGCCGGCGTTCATCGTAGTCGTGGCGTCTTTTGTAACGATGGTGCAGTTCCTTTTGCAAGGGTTTATTCCCAGCCTTTATTCGGCACTGGGACTCTATATCCCACTGATCGTTGTAAACTGTATTATCCTGGGAAGAGCAGAGAGCTACGCTTCCAAGAATCCGGTTATTCCGTCTATTTTCGACGGCCTTGGCATGGGCCTTGGATTTACCTTCGGACTTACCTGTATCGGTATCGTCAGAGAGCTGATCGGTTCCGGCAAAGTCTTTGGATTCCAGATTATGCCGAGCTTCTATGAGCCGATCACGATCTTCATTCTGGCTCCGGGAGCCTTTCTGGTGCTGGCCTTCCTTGTTGCAGCAAGGAATAAGATTATGAAGAAGCTGGAAGAGAAGGGTAAAGAAGTACCGAAAGCGAAGGGCTGCGCAGAAGGCGGCTGTGCTTCATGCTCTGGCTGTGACGGTAAAGTGTTCCCGACGGGACAGGATAAGGAATAGGAGGGGTGCGAGATGAAAGAATTACTTATTATTGCAGTAGGTTCTGCGCTGGTAAACAACGTAGTCCTCAGCCAGTTCCTGGGAATATGTCCGTTCCTTGGCGTATCAAAGAAAATTGATACGGCGGCAGGTATGGGAGGAGCCGTTATCTTCGTTATTACGATCGCGTCATTTTTCACCAGCTTGATCTATCAGTTCATTCTGGTGCCGACAGGATTTGAATATTTGCAGACGATCGTATTTATTCTGGTAATCGCGGCTTTGGTACAGTTCGTTGAGATGTTTCTCAAGAAAGCAATGCCGCCGCTTTACAATGCACTGGGCGTTTATCTTCCGCTGATCACGACCAACTGTGCGGTGCTTGGCGTTGCACTTACGAACGTTCAGAAAGAGTACAATCTGCTCGAGGGTGTGGTGAATGGATTTGCGACAGCAGTCGGATTTACCATTGCAATCGTGATCATGGCAGGTGTGCGTGAGAAAACAGAACATAATGATATTACAGAGTCCTTCCAGGGAACTCCCATCGTACTGCTTACCGCAGCTTTGATGTCGATCGCGTTCTTTGGATTCTCTGGAATTATTTAAGAGGAGGACTGAAAAATGAGTATTACAGGAGTTTTGATCGCGGCCCTTATCGTAGGGGGAACCGGTCTCTTTATCGGCGTCTTCCTCGGGATCGCGGGAAAGAAGTTCGCAGTTCATGTAGATGAGACCGAAGCGGCGATTTTGGAAGCACTGCCGGGTAATAACTGCGGTGGCTGCGGATACGCAGGCTGTGCAGGCCTTGCGGCTGCTATCGCTAAGGGCGAAGCCCAGTATAACCGTTGTCCGGTAGGCGGCGCACCAGTCGCTGAGAAGATCGCAGCAATCGTTGGAAAAGAAGCAGGGGAGAATATCCGTGTAACTGCCTTTGTAAAATGTGCAGGAACCTGCGCGAGTGCCAAACAGGCGTATGAGTATACCGGAATCGAAGACTGTGTCATGGCAAGCCAGATGCAGAATGGAGGCCCGAAGGGCTGTACATACGGTTGTCTGGGCTTTGGAAACTGTGTGAAGGCATGTCAGTTCGACGCGATTCATATCGTGGACGGCATAGCGGTCGTGGACCCGGAAAAATGTAAGGCGTGTGGAAATTGTACCTATGCATGTCCGAAGCATTTGATCGAGATGGTAGTATATGACCAGAAGCATCACGTACAGTGCAGCTCTAAGGATAAAGGAAAAGATGTGATGAGTGTCTGCTCTGTTGGCTGTATTGGCTGTCGCATGTGTGAGAAGGTCTGCGAAGCAGGCGCGATCACGGTCGTAAATAATATTGCACACATTGATCCGGAGAAATGTACGAACTGCGGAAAATGTGCGGAAAAATGTCCGAAAAAGATTATTAAATAGTTAGAAAAGAATAGAGGAAACGGCGGTTCCATGGTAAATGGGACCGTTTTCCCTTACTTGGAGGAGAACTTATTTGGGGAGAGAAAGAATGCGCAGGAAAGTTGTAATCAGATTAAAAAGTGGCTGGGAGATTCTGAAAAGGGATATTCTGAATGCGCGGGTCGCATTTATCGTCCTTGGTGGATATTTCCTGGTGGGGAGGTATTTCCTGCATAGTTTGTGCCCTAGCGTTGCGGTGACTGGGTTTCCCTGTCCGGGGTGTGGCCTTACGCGGGCTATGCTCTCGATCTTCAGAGGAAATTTCACAGTCGCCTGGCAGATTCACCCATTTTCATATGTGATTTTGTTGTATATTGCGGTCTTTTTCTTCCGCCGTTATGTTCAGCAGAAAGAACTGACTCATTTTTCAAAATATTTGATCGCCCTTTTGGTATTGATGGTCCTGTTTTACATCTACCGCATGATCCGTTATTTTCCGGGAGAGCCGCCCATGAGCTATTATTATGGGAGTGTGCTGGGAAGGATGCTGAGGCGGTATTTTGGAAGATAGGGCCGGAAAGGAAAATGGCGCCTGAAGATGGCTCAAAAATAATGAAAAAAGTGTGTCTTGGAGGGAAATTGGCGGCAGGAGAGTTGTTTTTTAAAAGGGGTTGTGCTATGATGAAGCAGAACGAACGGACCTTAAATACAGGAGGATAAGAAGATGGACCAGAAATTTGAAAATGATACTCCCGAAGTACAGGAGAATCAGACTGAGAATACTTATGGCGATACGAACGAAGGAGCTTCGTATAGTAATCCGTATGTGGATTCTGCAAGCAGCGACCCGAATGCAGGGGCAGCATATACGAATCCGTATGTAGATTCTGCAAATAACGATCAGAATGTGAATGCAGGAGGTCCGTACAGTGATCCGAATGCCGGAGCCACATACAGTGCGCCCGCAGGAACTGTCTGCAATAATCCGAACGCCGGAGCTTCCTACACATACGGAACACCAGTGAACAAACCGGAAGAGAGGAAAGCAGCTGATCAGAATACGGCACAGAGCTATTCTTATGGAAATACAGAAGCCGGCCAGGCAGATCCCTTCCAGAACCAGCAGTTCCAGAATACCCCGAATTATGAACAGCAGTGGTCACAGAACAATCCGGGATATGGTCAGCCACAGGGAAATTCCAATTATAACACGTACAATAACCCGAATAATCAGGGGACAGGAAATTCAAACGATGGGTTCGATAACGCTCCGTTATCCATGGGAGAATTTGTGTTAATTGATATTCTTGCTTTAATTCCATGTGTGGGAATTATTGTTTGTCTGATCTGGGCATTTGGTAGCAGTGGAAATATTAACCGCCGCAATTTGTGTCGGGCTCATTTGATCGCGATGGCAGTGGTAATTGTAATTAATATTATTTTTACTTTGATCATAGTTTCTGCACTTATGAGTGTGATGCCCTATATGTATTAGGCAGATACGCATTGGAGAGAATAGATATTTAGGTAAGAAAAGTATATGTGATGACAGAAAATACTGCGTAAGGGCAAGCGAAATGAAGTTCCCCCTTTTGTTAGACAAAATATAAGTCTAATGAAAGGGGGTTTGCGTTGCTAAGCAAACCTGAGTAAACGTCCATTGGACGTTCAGCTCGGTTTGGAGGGAGAATGTGTAGTTTAATACTACTTAGGAAAACCGTTGGAATAGTGAAGCTTCTGGTCATCGGTAATAAAAACGGCCTCGGCCGAGGGAAGTGAATCAATATACTTCATTCCTTCGTCAAGTCCCAGTGCGAACAAGGTGGTGGAAAGCCCATCAGCATCTGCGGAGGAATCACAGAGTACCGTGACACTTTGCAGATGGTTTTCATAAGGGTAGCCGGTCTGAGGGTTCAGAATATGATGGTAGATTTTGTCCTCTATTTTAAAGTACCTTTGATAGTTCCCGGAGGTCACTACCGCCTGGTTCTTGATCTTTACGGAAGTGATGGCCTCCCCCGTTTCGGAAAATGGTTTCTGAATTCCGATGTGGAATGCGCTGCCGTCCGGTTTTGCGCCGATGACCAGAACGTTGCCGCCCAGATCGATGAGCGCATGCTGGGTGCCCTGCGTTTCCATGTAGGCCTTCAACTGGTCGGCAATATAACCTTTGGCGATGCCGCCCAGATCGATCGCAGCGTCTGGATTTAAGAGCTGTACCTGATTTCCCTCCACGCGTACATTTCGATAATCGATCAGGGACAGGGCCTCATCGATGGATTCTTTGGCAGGAATCGTTCCGGTATTATGCTTGAAGTCCCAAAGCTCTGCAAGCGGGGCTATCGTGATGTCAAAGCGTCCTTCGGAAAGTTCGGAGTATTTAAGA of Roseburia hominis contains these proteins:
- a CDS encoding RnfABCDGE type electron transport complex subunit B, with the protein product MSITGVLIAALIVGGTGLFIGVFLGIAGKKFAVHVDETEAAILEALPGNNCGGCGYAGCAGLAAAIAKGEAQYNRCPVGGAPVAEKIAAIVGKEAGENIRVTAFVKCAGTCASAKQAYEYTGIEDCVMASQMQNGGPKGCTYGCLGFGNCVKACQFDAIHIVDGIAVVDPEKCKACGNCTYACPKHLIEMVVYDQKHHVQCSSKDKGKDVMSVCSVGCIGCRMCEKVCEAGAITVVNNIAHIDPEKCTNCGKCAEKCPKKIIK
- the rpsA gene encoding 30S ribosomal protein S1, yielding MSELTFEQMLEESFKTIHNGEVVDGTVIDVKPDEIILNIGYKADGIITRSEYTNESGVDLTKVVSVGDAMTVKVLKVNDGEGQVLLTYRRLAAEKGNERLREAFENKEVLKAPVTQILGGGLSVVVEEARVFIPASLVSDTYEKDLSKYKDQEIEFVISEFNPRRNRIIGDRRQLLVAARVEKQKELFAKLQIGDTVEGTVKNITDFGAFIDLGGVDGLLHISEMSWGRVENPKKVFTVGETLKVLVKDIRDTKIALSLKFPETNPWVNAAEDYAVGKEVTGRVARMTDFGAFVELAPGVDALLHVSQISRAHVEKPSDVLSVGQEITAKVVDLNEAEKKISLSMKALETAEPQQPAEEMVEE
- a CDS encoding RnfABCDGE type electron transport complex subunit D encodes the protein MSEQFKISSSPHVRSKDTTGNIMMWVVIALLPATAFGIYNFRDTHAWLVVILTTLTAVLAEYVYEKLMHKPITIDDFSAVVTGLLLALNMPPGAPLWMGPLGSIFAIIVVKQLFGGLGQNFMNPALAARCFLLISFTGRMTTFVYDGVSGATPLATIRANVEGGQAALSGVNSMDMLLGNIGGTIGETSVIAIMIGAIILILKGIIDLRIPGMYIVTFALFIGIFGGFVDGIGFFNVQYMTAQLCGGGLMLGAWFMATDYVTTPITKTGQIVYGVILGVLTGLFRLFGGSAEGVSYAIIFSNLLVPLIERVTLPKPFGKGGEK
- a CDS encoding FAD:protein FMN transferase translates to MKKRTYVILFILVALLLSSCSSASDTPLSQTTTLFDTVISIHIYDKNSEEVLTHCIQKCEEYEKKFSRTLPESEIYRLNHAGGEALELSDDTVELIKLGLKYSELSEGRFDITIAPLAELWDFKHNTGTIPAKESIDEALSLIDYRNVRVEGNQVQLLNPDAAIDLGGIAKGYIADQLKAYMETQGTQHALIDLGGNVLVIGAKPDGSAFHIGIQKPFSETGEAITSVKIKNQAVVTSGNYQRYFKIEDKIYHHILNPQTGYPYENHLQSVTVLCDSSADADGLSTTLFALGLDEGMKYIDSLPSAEAVFITDDQKLHYSNGFPK
- a CDS encoding DUF2752 domain-containing protein, which translates into the protein MRRKVVIRLKSGWEILKRDILNARVAFIVLGGYFLVGRYFLHSLCPSVAVTGFPCPGCGLTRAMLSIFRGNFTVAWQIHPFSYVILLYIAVFFFRRYVQQKELTHFSKYLIALLVLMVLFYIYRMIRYFPGEPPMSYYYGSVLGRMLRRYFGR
- a CDS encoding electron transport complex protein RnfA; translation: MKELLIIAVGSALVNNVVLSQFLGICPFLGVSKKIDTAAGMGGAVIFVITIASFFTSLIYQFILVPTGFEYLQTIVFILVIAALVQFVEMFLKKAMPPLYNALGVYLPLITTNCAVLGVALTNVQKEYNLLEGVVNGFATAVGFTIAIVIMAGVREKTEHNDITESFQGTPIVLLTAALMSIAFFGFSGII
- a CDS encoding RnfABCDGE type electron transport complex subunit G; translated protein: MNKIIKNTLILTAITVIAGLALGAVYEVTKAPIAKAQEAAKQEACQQVFPEADSFEAMEVDADAAAKAIEAMGTNATVDEVYAAKVDGSDAGYVVTTTDKDGYGGNIQISVGIMNDGTINGISILDINETAGLGMRAKEPKFYNQYAEKKAERFYVSKDGGDGEPIDALSGATITSRAVTGAVNTALGYYQNALGGSGNE
- the rsxC gene encoding electron transport complex subunit RsxC; amino-acid sequence: MGLLTFKGGVHPNDGKSLAKDKAIVELLPKGNLVYPLSQHIGAPANPIVQKGDRVLKGQKIAEAGGFVSAPIYSSVSGTVKAIEPHVNPTGAKVNSIVIENDGQYEEAAYMPVKPINEMSKEEILGRIGDAGIVGMGGAGFPTRVKLSPKEPDKIDYIIANCAECEPYITADYRRMMETPELLVEGMKVILKLFDNAKGIFGVEDNKPDCIAKLEELVKDEPRMEVKKLMTKYPQGAERQLIFATTGRAINSTMLPADAGCVVDNVETIISIYNAVVKGIPSMERVVTVSGDGVVNPGNYKVLFGTNQMELVEAAGGLKEGCEKVISGGPMMGFAMYTLDTPITKTSSSILCMSKDEVSACKPTACINCGRCVEACPSRIIPSRLADFAERHDEESFVKQNGLECVECGSCSYVCPAKRQLKQAIGSMRKTALANKKKK
- a CDS encoding electron transport complex subunit E — translated: MNKCTERLYNGLIKENPTFVMMLGMCPTLAVTTSAINGIGMGLSTTVVLVLSNMLISMLRKIIPDSVRMPAFIVVVASFVTMVQFLLQGFIPSLYSALGLYIPLIVVNCIILGRAESYASKNPVIPSIFDGLGMGLGFTFGLTCIGIVRELIGSGKVFGFQIMPSFYEPITIFILAPGAFLVLAFLVAARNKIMKKLEEKGKEVPKAKGCAEGGCASCSGCDGKVFPTGQDKE